A window from Cryptomeria japonica chromosome 1, Sugi_1.0, whole genome shotgun sequence encodes these proteins:
- the LOC131060284 gene encoding uncharacterized protein LOC131060284, producing the protein MALPLAPRPPAAAPPPIGPRPLAAAPSLVGPRPPRHQSAPSLPAACWPPAGTSLRPLVGLPAGPRPSPLLRPSLLLPVGTSACRRKLPLRPPQLPPGPAPALSPGHHGLPLLKTTAQLSRHPTTGEPPICHRSTAPWPPPPE; encoded by the coding sequence ATGGCCCTGCCTCTAGCTCCCCGACCCCCGGCCGCCGCTCCGCCGCCAATCGGCCCCCGGCCCCTGGCTGCCGCTCCATCGCTAGTCGGCCCCCGGCCTCCTCGCCACCAGTCGGCCCCCAGCCTCCCCGCCGCCTGTTGGCCCCCTGCCGGCACTAGCCTCCGGCCCCTTGTCGGCCTCCCTGCTGGTCCTCGGCCCTCGCCGCTACTCCGGCCATCCCTGCTGCTCCCTGTTGGCACCTCGGCCTGTCGTCGGAAACTGCCACTCCGGCCACCTCAGCTGCCGCCTGGCCCAGCTCCTGCGCTGTCGCCCGGCCACCACGGCCTACCACTGTTGAAAACCACCGCTCAGCTCAGTCGTCATCCAACCACCGGTGAGCCACCCATCTGCCACCGCAGCACTGCTCCCTGGCCACCTCCACCCGAATAG